GTTCTGCCAGGCTCTGCAAAGTACCGCATGGAGCTTTCCCGCAAACAGGGATGGCTCGTCGTGCAGTCGCACTGCGAAGGGCGAGGGGAGTAGGGCGTACTTATTCTGGTATGAGGCTCCTGCGGGGGGATTGGTGTCCACCTCAAATTTTATTTTCAAAGTTTCGTTATTGGGTACTCGTACGAGTGGCGTTGCCTTTAGCGTCCAATGATTTTTGGATTTTGCTTCAATGGTAATTTCAAAGCCTGTGGCTTCCAGTTCATCCTTCAATGCAGAAAAATACTTGGTCAAGTCAAATTCTGCATCAGGAGCTTTCAAGGAAAAATCCATGTCTTCGGAAAAACGGTCCAGCCCATAGAATATGCGAAGCGCAGTTCCTCCATAGAATGCTGCCTTCTCGAAAAATCCACCACGGGACAGACCACATAACGCGACTTCCTGGATGATTTCTTTTAGAGCGTTTCGGTAATCTACAACATTCTTGCAGTTGTATTTTGCAAGCATACTTTCGATAGCGTTCATGGTTCCCTCATTCTAGTCAGAAGTTGCAGGTTCCTTTTGGTGTATAGCGCGGCAAGGCTAAACAGCTTGTCCTTATCCAAGTTGTTGAAAACGTCCTTATCAATACGGAGGTCTTCGAACATTAGGGTCTGTAAAGCCTTGATGCTTCCCACGGGGCGTTCCTTGTATAAGGTATCGCAAAGTGCTTTTTCGGGAAGTGCGACCTGGAAAACTTGCCCATTTTCTTCTTCCAAAGTAACCTCGTGCGGGTACGCTAAAGCGGGTATGTCGCTGTAGCTGAACGTCCCAAAAGGGGTCTCGTATGTTTTGTTCTTGCCTTTGCGATATGTGGCGGAGGTAATGGTTGATACGCGCTCGGGAATGAGCCCATAACGAGATAGAGCGTATTCAAAAGAAATGTAAGAAGGACCATAGATTGCTCCTGCCAACAGGTACGGCGGCGTTGAACGGTCTTCTTCGTAAAGCCCGCGAATGACCTTGATCAGCTCGCCCTTTTTGACCATTTGCTTGAGCTTGATGTCGGGCTGCTTATATTCGCAAGACAGTTTTTCTAGTATTTCCCATGACCTAAAATGCATTAGTTTTCTCCAGTAACTATAAAAATAATATAGTTATTGGAGGAAATCAAGTATTTTTGATATAAATAAGTATACGTGAATGCTGATTGTTTTTTGTTCGTTTTTTTTACATTTGTAACGCGACAATAACATTTGTGGGTTATATGAGAGGTTTATTTTATTCGGGGCTGTTCTTGCTGGTTGCCGCTTGCCTAACGTCCTGCTTGGTTGTTGATAGCGGTGACGATCCCGAAGTTGTGGGGACCGCATACAGCAAGCTTGTGGGCTGCTGGGTGAATAACGCACCTTTGTGCGAAGAATGTGCAAAGATTGCCTGTAGGGAAATTTGTTTTAGGGAAGACACCTCGTTTACCTATGTTTCCAATGTCTCCGACTCCGTTGCGGAAGTCTATGGTAAATTTACGGATGATGGCGTCGTTGACAAATTCGGACTTGTTAAACGGATGCGAAGTCTTCGTGCTGTTGGTGCTGACCATATCCGTAATTACAAAGGGAGTGGCCAGTTTTACGCTTCTGTGGAAAATGGCTCCTTAAAGATTCCGGATATTTCGTTCTATTTTTATGAAGATGAATTTTCTGGAAAGGTTGGGGG
This Fibrobacter sp. UWEL DNA region includes the following protein-coding sequences:
- a CDS encoding nucleotidyl transferase AbiEii/AbiGii toxin family protein; this encodes MNAIESMLAKYNCKNVVDYRNALKEIIQEVALCGLSRGGFFEKAAFYGGTALRIFYGLDRFSEDMDFSLKAPDAEFDLTKYFSALKDELEATGFEITIEAKSKNHWTLKATPLVRVPNNETLKIKFEVDTNPPAGASYQNKYALLPSPFAVRLHDEPSLFAGKLHAVLCRAWQNRVKGRDFYDYVWYLSKGIRVNLNHLQNRLEQSGHWQATQQGELTIDKLKQMLCERFETIDFVDAKNDVSKFINDQRKLDLWSPEFFVSITNDRLEA